The following proteins are co-located in the Osmia lignaria lignaria isolate PbOS001 chromosome 12, iyOsmLign1, whole genome shotgun sequence genome:
- the LOC143305922 gene encoding phospholipase A1-like, translating to MQPRRFIKESPLDATSKIVANMKMHASISFLLFSSFIGVLVSGAVNNQQPYVLNDNGKPVQINVAQTQASNPTSINAGELPSRVFFYLYTRATPSNPERLNVGDVGSVSRSHFDPRKPTKIVTHGWQNSYQSKACTSIRDAFLRNGDYNVIVVDWGSITKYEYVWTSNQVVKVARFVASMIDFLASRGMDLSKTTVVGHSLGAHVAGLSSYYAKRKVGYVVALDPAGPNFHGVGNDQRVSQGDAAYVQVIHTSKLVGTNNHLGDADFYVNGGSSQNGCGADLGESCSHSRSHEYYAESINSNNFVARSCSSFDDYKNGKCNSSPSAIMGGANPNFNVKGQYFLTTNPKSPYGKK from the exons ATGCAACCTCGTCGCTTTATAAAGGAGTCTCCACTCGACGCTACTAgcaaaattgtagcaaacatgaAGATGCACGCTTCAATTAGTTTCCTGCTCTTCAGCAGTTTCATAG GTGTTTTAGTGTCAGGTGCTGTTAACAACCAACAACCGTACGTACTAAACGATAATGGTAAACCAGTTCAAATAAATGTGGCCCAAACTCAAGCTAGCAATCCAACATCGATAAACGCTGGCGAGCTACCGAGTCGAGTTTTCTTTTATCTATACACAAGAGCTACACCGTCTAACCCTGAAAGACTAAATGTTGGCGATGTAGGCAGTGTGAGCCGCAGCCATTTTGACCCGAGAAAACCAACAAAAATTGTTACCCATGGATGGCAAAACTCTTATCAGAGCAAAGCTTGCACCTCGATTCGTGATG CATTTCTTCGAAATGGCGATTACAATGTCATCGTAGTCGACTGGGGTAGCATAACGAAATACGAATACGTATGGACAAGTAATCAGGTTGTAAAGGTTGCCCGATTTGTTGCTAGCATGATTGATTTTCTAGCATCGCGAGGAATGGATTTGTCTAAGACGACCGTAGTTGGTCATTCACTTGGCGCTCATGTGGCTGGACTTTCATCTTATTATGCAAAGAGGAAAGTGGGTTACGTTGTTG CCTTGGACCCAGCTGGACCCAACTTCCATGGAGTTGGAAACGACCAGAGAGTCTCCCAGGGCGATGCAGCTTATGTGCAAGTGATCCATACAAGTAAACTCGTAGGCACCAACAACCATCTTGGTGATGCTGATTTTTACGTCAATGGAGGCTCATCACAAAATGGTTGCGGAGCAGATTTAGGCGAATCCTGCTCTCATTCACGTTCCCACGAATATTATGCCGAATCCATAAACAGCAACAATTTCGTGGCACGTTCGTGCAGCAGTTTCGACGATTACAAAAATGGCAAATGCAATTCGAGCCCAAGTGCTATTATGGGTGGTGCTAATCCTAACTTCAACGTTAAGGGACAGTATTTCTTGACCACTAACCCCAAATCACCGTACGGCAAAAAGTGA